The DNA window GGTGTTGTGATGGCCGAGGCCGATAACATGTCATTTAACGTGATTATGTCACGTAGGACGCAGCTGAGACACAGAGGTGTTGCTCACATGCTTTCATTTTGTGATGTACTGTCTGTTGTGGGGTTGAAACACCGACTCATCATTTTCATGGTGTCATCAGGAAAACAGAAATTAGACCTTTATAAAAATGATGCGTTACAACTAAACTATCATATATCAATTTAACCTgagcacaaagaaagaaagatttttTCACCCCCATGAAGAAGAAGTGGTTTCATCCAACACGTCCTCTCCCCTcgtcctctctctgcagagctgGAGTCAGAGCACGTGAAGGAGATCAACAAAACTAGCTGAGCTGAGGtggaaaagtaaaaagaaacattttctaaCCACTATTGATTGAAAACCTAATGAGgtcaaaaagaaatgaaagagtaAAGAATCGCGGTGTGGAGAAAATCTGACTCCACTTAACATTGCGTCTATTTTTAAACCAAGTTTATTTCTATCTTAAGATACATGTAGACTGTATGTTACATAAATGTACAGACTGTACAGTGCAGTGATAAACTCAGAGTTGTACAACTGCAattcaagaaaagaaaacacctaaaacaagatgttttcagtttatagaggaaacatttgcatcaatattattaaaaataaaaactgaacaaacagaactgaaatgttgaaataccactattactactactactactacaaataataataaaaatatactttttcaATTGGctcctttcaaaacacaaaagttGTTTAACTCTTACTTACCACACGTAACcaaactgtatttgtttttgcctCCTAGGAGCACAGCTGACCACTTTGTCCACCTCCTGACACCgtgctgcctcctcttcctcctgaagACCATGGAGGACGTTGCCAAGGTCACAGAAACCACACAGGCCCGGCCAACTCTCCTGGAGCGGCGGGTTCGGCAGCGACCTTCAACAGTTTCACTCCTCAAATCCAAAGTGAAGAAGGGCATGACCTGCTCTGTGGCCAGGATCCGATCCACCCTGACCGGATTCTTCCCTGTGGTGCGCTGGCTGCCTAAATACAAGCTCAGAGAGTACGTCTGGGGCGATGTCATGTCCGGGTTGATCGTGGGTATCATCTTGGTACCGCAGGCCATCGCCTACTGCTTGCTGGCAGGAGTGGAGCCCATCTATGGCTTATACACCTCATTTTACGCCAACATCATCTACTTCCTCATGGGGACGTCCAGACATGTTTCTGTGGGGATATTTAGCCTCATGAGCCTCATGGTTGGACAGGTAATGGATCAGATCTGAGTGAAAACGTGATGAAGGAAATATTCAGCATCCGTTTTAAGATTTCTTGTTGATTATTGCCGTTTGTCTGCAGGTGGTGGATAGGGAGGTATTCCTGGCAGGTTTTGACCTCAGTGAAGATTCCAAAGCTTCTGGTTCTGTTGTGTTCAATGGCTCAATGAGCTTTAACCTCACAGCTGGTGAAGTGCACACTGTGGAGCTAATGGGTCTGCAGTGCGGGAAGGAGTGTTACGCCATCAGTATTGCTGCTGCTCTTACATTCCTGGCAGGTGTCTACCAGGTAAAGTTGAATCCAGATTTTACTGTAAACAAATGGTAATTAAAGGTATCTCTTGCAGTTTGTATCAACTTTAAGCACTACAGATTCTTAGTCTTTACATCCCCTCACCAGCTCATGATGGCCGTGTTTCGGCTAGGCTTCGTCTCAGTCTACCTTTCGGCCCCCATGCTCGACGGTTTTGCCACAGGAGCCTCCTTCACGATTCTGACCGTTCAGGCTAAATACCTGTTGGGTCTTAAGATTCCACGACACCAAGGCTACGGCACAGTCATCGTCACCTGGATCAACATCTTCAGCAACATTCACAAGACCAACCTGTGTGACCTCATCACCAGTGCCATCTGTATCATCACTTTGGGTAAAGGACtctattttaaacatttcccaTCAGATTCTCAGTCACTTTTTCTGCTTTCATGAATGATATTATACACTTCCCAAAAACAACATGGGAAGTTGTATTTGTAGTAAAAAGGCCTTGTGTACAACTTCGTACATTTCTTGAATATGGAATAACACTACACATTTTGAATTGTAGTGGGAGCAAAAGAGATCCAGGAGCGCTACAAGCATCGTTTAAAGATCCCTCTGCCGACTGAGCTGATAGTAGTGGCAGGAGCTACACTGGCCAGCCATTTTGGAGAGCTCAACAGCCATTATGGCTCCAGCGTTTCCGGTCACATTCCCACAGGGTTCATCGCTCCCCAGGTGCCCCAGTTTAGTCTGATGTCACGGGTGGCCTTCGATGCCATACCTCTGGCTGTCATTAGGTACTGTACCACCAATTAAAACTCAAGTTGCACTATAACATCTAGCATTACATTTTTGGCGATAAAGCCTGATGTTGAAACgaaacattttgcttttatCTTCTAGTTTTGCCTTCACCGTGTCGCTGTCTGAAATGTTCGCTAAGAAAAATGGCTACACGGTTCGTCCCAACCAGGAGATGCTGGCCATCAGCTTCTGTAACATCATCCCCTCCTTCTTCCACTGTTTCACCACCAGTGCAGCACTTGCAAAAACCATGGTGAAGGATTCAACGGGCTGCCAGACACAGGTGAATGAAGTTGTTAAAAtggtcaatcaatcaaatttttgttgtatagcccatattcacaaatcacaagtTGTCTCATAGGCCACTTTGTGGAAGGTGCTCATCATAAAATCTTTCTATCCTCCATTTCCTTCTATGTTCATCTCCCCCCATTTCTCTGCACCTTCATCAGGTATCAAGTCTGATCAGCGCCCTGGTCGTCcttctcgtcctcctcttcttcgcaCCTTTTTTCTACGCCCTCCAGAAATGTGTTCTTGCTTGTATCATCATTGTCAGCCTTCGGGGGGCACTAAGAAAGTTCAAGGACGTCCCAGCTAAGTGGCGCACCAACAGGGGTGATGCGATTGTTTGGCTGGTTGCAATGTCGGGCACCACTCTGATCAGTGTGGAGCTGGGCCTCCTGGTTGGAGTCGTCTTTTCTATGATGTGTATCATCTTTAAGACCCAGAAACCAAAAGTGAGTAACTTAATGCTGGCTGTAgaaaactgactcagacatttgcactctcacatacagccccccCTGTATTTCAGGTCTGAAACTGCTTTAGTGAAAAACTAATATCAGTAAACTCTTCTAATCTAATCTGATGTCTGATGACAGGTCTCCCTGATGGGCCGGGCCAACGACTCTGATCTTTACGAGGATATGGATGAGTACAAGGACCTAGTGCCACCACCGGGGGTTCAGGTGTTCCGCTTCCAAGCTCCTCTGTACTATGCCAACAAGGACTCCTTTCTCAAGTCCCTCTACAGAGCTGTCGGAGTCGAACCTTTCCTGGAGGTGACCAGGAGGAGAAAGGCAGAGAAAAAGGCCAAAGAAATGTTCTTGAAGCAGGCCAACCCAAACGGGGAAAAAAACAACGGAGAGGTTGTTATTGGACTTGTCCAAAGAGAACTGGAGTTCCACACGATAGTTTTAGACTGCTCTGCCATCCCTTTCATAGACTCAGCAGGGCTGGGTACGTTCAAAGGGCTAGTTGAGGAATATAAAGAGATCGGGGTGAGCTTGCTGCTTGCCAGCTGCAACACTTCAGTCATTGATACCCTGAGGAAGGGACAGTTCTTTGGAAAGAATGACAAAGACATGAGCAGCTCGCTGTTTCATACAGTTCACGCTGCCGTTCTTAGTGCAAACAGTCAAAGGCTCCTTAGCAATAGTGCAAATGAAGCTGATGCGTAATGCAGACTGATGGGGCAGGGATGGACCTTTTTCTGAATTAACGGTCTAATGTTCAGCAGTGGAAAGTGTCTTATTTAAACTTCTCTTTTAGTCTGACTTTGTATGGAAttcttttttataaaatctCGCTTTTTTCATCCAACTGCTCTGATTCGAGCTTTCAACAAGTTTACCGTAGCACTCCGAATAGTTATTTTAAGTCTTAAAGTCCGCCTCCAGTGAAAATGAAGAGTTTAAACACGTTAGCTTGTCTTCAGATCGAGAGTCACTTCTGGGCCTGTAACATTAAACTGGCACCGACTGGAGAAGTGTATGATCACCGGGTGCACAATATCAGTCACCCTCTTTGCCCCCTCGCCGTGAACACGGCAGTAAAAGCTGACAGTAGCAGTCTGACGGAGCTTTGTCTTAAAACTGTGTTTCTTTACAACACACTTGTACTCTGGCCCTGTTCCCATGGTCTCCACAGATTTATGATCTGTTCTCGTAAAAACAAAGGATTTACATACATCTGAGAGCTCGTCTCAGAGGCTGGATGAGAGTGAGTCAACACTGGTGCTTcatgaaatgtatatttttgctGATTCAAACAATTCAACAAATGGCAGCAGGTGATGCCTTCACAAAGCTTCATTGCATCAgcagacactgtctctgttCAACACTTTTAATcttctgttttactttgacGTTTGTAATAAATCAAAAggatgtgtttttactttgatgGTCAAAAAGACGAGCAGGTCAAGTGGCATTGTAACAAGATGTGGACATTCTTGTTTCTAGCTTTTGAAAATTAACATTTTGTAATTTCATAAATTTGTTCTCTCATCAAACATTTCTGTGTATTAATTCAGACATAGTCGTAACATTCAACGACACTGCCTTAATGTTCAATACTTGAATAAAACTGATAACATTTTTGACAAACAACTAGTGTCTGTGACTTCATCTTTGTCAGGGCtagtataatatattatatatttttacagtaTGATATCAAAGTAAGGAATATAAAAGATGCACCCCTGGCTGGATATAAAAATGGatatgaacactgccatcttctGCATTTAGAGTTTAGTCAACATACTGATCAGAGGATGGAGCCACAGTGGAGAGGTCCAGATAATCTATTATGACCAACACTGCAGCCAACCCCCAGGTGGTCACTTGTGGGGAGCGTTCATatcgttcatctttatatacagtcttagCTAAGCtcagttcaaagttccactttTTGTAACAAAGGAGTTAAGGCGACACACATATCCAGTATATTAAAGTATAAAAGATGTTGGAGCTTTAACTATTTTCAAGACAACACATTTAGAGTTAAAAGTCGTACAAAGCTGAGCTTGTGTCTGTTGGTCTGTGACGTCATGTAATCATGGACATTATAAACAGTCGTCATAATTTAAAACCCTGACTGCCGGTGTTGTTGCACGTTAAGTCGTTTTAACAGACAGCACTGCAGCAGGGTGTGTTTTACCTAATTTCACCTGCCCTCGATTTACTTATTAACTGTAAACATGGAGAGAGTGAAATGTTCGTCTCAACCTAGACTGTTAATGATTGAATAAGTTAACACATGAGAAAGTGGTAAGTCATCCGTGATTCACGACTAAAATGTATGTCATAGCTGTGCGAGtagggttttgtttttcacaccatGTGTGAATTTTCAGAGGTCTTGGTGAGAATATAACATGGAAGAGTCTCTAGATGATTAACTTTTGGTGCTGGTAGCTCAAAGGTAAAGATAAAACATGGTCCAAATACAGTTTCCAACATATCAGCACTTATTAATCAGACGTGATTCCCCATCATAAGATTTCATATAAGTTACACTGTTAAAAAGTTTTCATCTTGTAGGAAAGAAGTCGGTAAAGTTTCACCAGTAAGATTAAAGGATTCACAGCCTGTTTAGAAGAGCCAATCATCTGTCATCACTTGACATAAAACTATTCATTATCACATGAGGAGATGGTTTATAATGTTCTGACATAATTATCATTTTTCAAAAACCACAGAAGATGACAGTGACTGATGATAGGAATTAAATCATAATTAAATTTGTTGCCCAAGTTAAATGCATCTGAAGGAGCTGACATAAACAATATCCACAatagagaagagaaacagaggtTGTCAAAGTGAGCATGCGATGAGGCCTCTAATGTGCTGAGTCATCAGAAGGCCCCTGTCTTCCACAACCATGTAACTTACAACAATTATTATTTACGTGAATCATTGAACAGAACATATTCCAGACtgctctgtcagcagcagcctgaTGCTGTGGTTAAATGAAGAAAGTCAAACAGCAGTTCCACACCACTGGAAATAGAACTGTGTTAAAGTTGACAGCAGCATGTAGTTGTACTGAAAGTTTTTCACGACTGAATTGTCATCACAAACAaagctgtgtttatttacatgtaaCTTTCAGCATAGTCACAATAATTACTCAACATCAGCAGGAGGGGGAGGCGCGTTGAAACAGCTGTTCACAGCTGTTTGCATCTGTCTTTCTCCCGGGGGACGGTTATTTCCCTCCTGTCTGTGGAATAAGGGCAGCAGGCTAACAAGGACGATTTAAAAACCACCATGTTTGACTTATAATATGAATCCATAATAAGAAACACTAAACTAAAGTAACTGGGTTTGCTGACAGCTTTAATCTGCGTTCAGTGAGTGTGTCCTCATCACTAACAGTGGTTACATGGacacaaatactgtatatgcacTGGTTTAGGCCACACAGGGAAAACTAGTGCACAGAGAGTGTGATGTCATCTGACTCCGGTCTGTATAAATAAAGAGTCATCAGAgccaaacagagacacacacacacacacacacacacacacacacacacacacacacacacacacacacacacacacacacacacacacacacacacacacacacacacacacacacacacacacacacacacacacacagagagagcacaTGACTGTTGTGTCTGTGGTTCGCTTTAGGCTTCAGATGTGCTCTGGTTCAGTTCAGGGAAATATTAAAGTTCTGGTTAAACCTAGATAAACATGTTGGGCACGACAAGTAGATGTGGTTTCCAAATATCTCctgggggcaatcaagatgctgtGGCTTCCATTTTGcagagccgtcatgtcgtccatctttaaatgcaGTGAATGGTTCAACAAGTTATCAGAAAACAAACTCACTAATAAATGATTTCCCAGCATTCTTTATTCATttggaatatttaaaaaatatattttcaaagaGGCACTGAGATAAATATCATACATCTCTTTAAGTCAGCGCCGAAACACACATgaggcaaaaataaaacattcaaaggTTCATTCACGAGAGAGATCAAGCAGTTTGTGATCATCAGGCGgcccaaaaaaaacccacaaaaaaaaagaaggcaaAATAAAGTCACTTCTTTCAGCACCTGCATGTTCGCTGCATTTTCCAGCAATAAGTGTCGCCATCCTGAatttcatcatttcacattAAATCTCACTATGAAGACATAAAACACATACTGGCCGTGTGTAACAGGAAAGAAGATATCTGAGTTTGATCATTTTTGTTCTGGATTATATTCATGTCTTGACCAAACACAGATTGTAACAGTGTGTATACAGTACAGTTACTGTATAAGGCAAATGATTTACAAACACGACAAAAactatggaaataaaaaaattaaacattagaGCCCGACCGATTTATCGTTTAGCTGTTAGGAGCTTTTTACAGACATACAGGTGTCAGTATTTATGTTTGTCTATGTGAAAAGTTTCATTTTGTAGAatgaacaatgcagaaaagatttgcatttatgtttacCTTTTACGTAAAAGTAATATTTCtataattatatttgtttgtatggGTGTTATTATTCAGAATGAAGTTTGTGGTTGAACGGTTGTATATCAAACCtcaattatatttctttgtcaaGAGGGTTcgataatgacatttttaaaacaattgaaaaatgttaaaaccATTATCGGTATTGGTCCTTAAAAATCCATGTCAGTCGGGCTCcactaaatattaaaatatggaACTGTATTGCGTTTCCTCGATAACTAAACACTGGCAGTATTTAAACGTAAGAATCAAGTAGATGAACATTTTCCACACACAGTATTTATGGTGGAGTTTATGACAGAAGAACGTCAGGTGTGATAACCACTACAGGTGATTTACGATTATGCCCATAGCCGATATGATATGTGGCTGTTCGGCTGATTCTCTACTGACCTTTAACTATTTGTTCCAAAGCTTCAAATGGTTCAGACTTTGTTCAAAATGGTGAATTTCCAGTAGTCATGTTCTTTTCAGTGCTCTCCACCTTTTATTCAGACGTTCCACGCAAACTAACTAATCTCACACAAAACGGTAGATAAACTAAAATCATAGGCAACAGTCACTGTTCACACATGAGGCCAAAATGTTTCCTGAAGTAAAAATCACAATTCAAACCAACTAATGGATAATGATAATCTACAAAACCACCAAAGCTCAGTTTGTTTcaagagataaataaaaactcCCACGTCATGCATTGATCTAATGGTTACATTGCAACACCAGCGGTTGCACTCTATATTGTCAGGGAGGATCTTTGTGGTGCAGCAGCCTCACGTACGAGCCAGCAGCCCAGAACTGTTTCTGCCTAGTTCACACTACGATCACAGGGCAGCAAGTCGTGTGAACTGCACAGTGATCTGATGACTTTGAAAGTCCTGTAGTCTGAACTTGGCACAACCAGTACTCACTCTGGTCTATTACACTTTTGTTAGGATAACTTAAGTCACCTGTTAGCTGATTGCAACTGTTGAAAGTGAAAGTTAATAGTGCCTCAGTACTGTCACACTCTCAGGGTCTTAGTGGTTGATCAACCTTTGGGTAGTAACTTCTAACCAACGGCTGCTTTAATTGGTTTTTGATATTAACGTTGTTAGTTGAATTGCTTGTTTGTCTACAATCGATCATTCTTTAAAACATCACTGTTCGATCAGTTTTCACTTAGCTGCTGCGGGTCGGGCAGGGCTCACTGTGCCTGAACTGCATGATGTGCACGGCCGTCTGGTGCCACCAGTAAAACATCACAACCACCAGTATGTGCcacacctggtggctggctcccAGGTAGTTCAGCTGGCCTGTGAGaggagatgtgtttttaaaacatgctcaaaaactgcatgtattttgttttttgttttgtcaaagtGTCCAAAAATAGCCAATGACGCCGGAGAGATTCATTCTAACTGAGGTTCACACTTCATTATCAGTAAATACTAATGGCTGAGTAGAAATCTGCCCTGAATTTAGATCTTTCTACCTCAAACCCTCTGATTCCTCTGCTACAGTTCCTCTGATGCAATGACCTCTAGTGGTGTTGAGACACAGCAACAATGAGGCGAGTAACTACAGATGCAGACACGAAGTCACAGCCTCTGAGGACAAATCCGATCATGTGATTTTCGTTCTGAGCAGCTCAACCATATAACTACACATTAAACTTTGAACTGCATCTAAACTAAAGACAGAGCAACAGCCTTCGTCGCTCTGACTGAACTTTTCTCGTCTCTCTCAGTTGGTTTGATTAAAGACTCACCAGGAAAATAGCGTTCCGGGATTTTGGTGACGTAGAACAGGAAGGCAGATCCAGCGATCAGGTACATCACTATCACACGAGGCAGGAACAGCtgcacataaaacaacaaaaacagtatTTGGGTGACTAAACATCCAGGTCAGGAGAGTAAATCATCTACAGTGAAATCATCTACGTGGAAAAATCAGCAGAGTAGGGTCAAATGACAGCAATAATGAAACCCATAACCTATATTTCCTGACCTGTACAACATCACAGGAGAATCCTCCGTTGAGCCAGACCCAGTGACAGGCGGGAATCACACTGATGCCGGCCACGCAGCAGAAGATCATCGTACGTATGCGTCGCCAGTCGTTGCTGAGATAACGAGGGTGGACTTGAGCGCAGAAGACGGCGAGGATCAGGGAGAGTACAGTCAGCAGGTAGACCTGTCGCCAAAACTGccagacaggaaacaaaagagaTTATTCACAATAAAATCACAGCCATCAGAGCACACAAGAAATCTTAAGAAACAGAAGAACAATCTAATGGTGAGAATTCTGGTTCAGATCATTTTCCAGTCGGATCTAAAAGATATTTAACAGTTGTGACACATTTAAAGGCCTACATGCTATTCCTACAAGTATTCACACCTACAGCATTACAGTAGAAAGCGTAGAAGATCCCAGGTACGTAACAGCCCAAGATGCCAACGGAGATGCCTGCATAGTCTAATGCCAGCCAGCGACGGCACGTCTTCTCCGATCGGTGGCAGGAAAACAGGTGATATCCCACTGAACACAACATGCACACCTGGGAGGAAAACACACTGTTAACGTAACATACATCACTAATTAATCCTCCTTTTATGGATGCCATTATAACATGGCTTGTGCTAACGTGTACTTATGTGGACAGATAATGGGTTTATAGGAGGACGGTGAGAGGAGAACAGAAACTACAAAACAGACTTTCTATAAGAGGGATTCACACCGACGTCTCGTTTATTCATTTACTATATCAACAACATTCCTTCTCCATTATTAGCTGCTACACAACCTACAATACAAACGTTGAACAGCCGCACCGCAACACTTAACACGGTCTCTACATTCATCTGTTCACCAGCTGCCGGTGGGGACTTTGGACAACACTACCATTTAGACTGCTGCATTTTTCATTCACTACCTGTACAACAGGTTACACACCTGAGCAGCTGGAGGTGAAATGAAAGCACCTGTGGCAGGAAATAAACATGTACGTGACAAAGCAGTTGGGCAAACCCAATAGAACGTTTCAGTCAACTGTAAATTCTTCTTGTGAGTAATGTCTCTGGGAGAGGTACGATGAGGTCATTTCTTTACGTTTGAAGCCAACCTAATAACAAAAGTAGCATTATAGTTAAAACAAATAACCACAAACATGTACATATGCAGACAAATATACTTTCACCTGGAAGCAGAACAGCCCTATGGCGTAGATGACGTAGTCTTCTCTGTTGGCTCCAGAGGCTGGAAGGGTCGAGGAGACGTCATTGACGcccagagagaagaagaggaggaagccgAGCAGGTGGCTCCAGATATTCACCGTCTCATTGGACATCATGAAAATACTGCAACGGACAAGAAGATATAAAAATGTACACGCGAGACAAAATCTAACtttgtacacaaacaaaaaggaacAAGCACAGTGTCAACAATCACtatgtttgtatatttattatttgtttctttctctgacattgagcaggattactcaaaaactacccCGAGAAACCTAAAGGAAGGATGCTGTATAGGTCAGTAAAGAAGCCAAtgcatttctcagagaataattcatgcatcctgatgagatgaaaatgaggcatatttaggggagtgtgagcaatttggtgcagatccacacacaaatcatttaaatgtggtttcatgagcaGGATGTTGGTGTGTACAATAACTCTTCACCTCCTCAGGCAGAGCTTGGAGGGCAGGTGAGCCCTGTATCCGTCAGTGATGTAGGGGTTCTCTTTGAGGAAGAGGGGCACTTGCTCAAAGGTGTACAGTCGAATGCTCTGGGGAATCAGCACGGGCCAGTGCTGATAGCTGCCCAGCTCTATGTAGTGGGCCGTCCTCAGCAGCTTCTGGGGCATCTTCAGCAGCATCTTGTCCTCAGCTCCTCTGGTCCAGGGCAGGAGGTGGGAAGTTCAGGGCTGCGGAAGTTtggagagatggaaagaagGTTAAAAACAGGTCGGTGTGAGGCAGCAGCACATTTCCAAGTCTCCACACTGACATGATGGTGCAGCAGCTCAACAGAAGACAGATGTGAGATGTAGCCGCCACATGTGTCTACAAcaccaccagctgctgctgctgctgcttcctgccCTTCACCCTCACGTAGAACCCTCACCTCTCTGTGGCTGTGGGATCAAACCTTTAAAAGACAccaccacagacacaacagacaGATCACCTGTGCCTCAGACGCGTGTGTTGTTGTGGAGCAAAGCTAACAGCAAGCTAACCTGCAGCTAGCTAGCGCCGCTCGCTGACCCTGACATTGTTTTCACTTCGGCTCGGTCTGATGGAAACTGGGTCACAGCTCTCACCGTCAGTCGCAGCCCGACCGCCGACGTCCCTGTTCGGGCACCTGGTCCATGTCCGAGCGGTCAGTTCGCGAACATGAAGTTAAAAATCTGTGATTTCAGACAAATTCAGGTTTTAACACAAACAGCCGCAAACCTGTCTTCTTCTCCTGTCGAGGCTGTGGCGACATTTAAACAGTGCTTTACTGCCACCTactggttttaaaatgtctttgggTCTGTAAAGATATTAAACCgaacaataataaaactttatctttatcttaatAACACCACAAAGTGCCTGATAGGAAGAATTAAAccataaaaatattaaaaaccacaGGGGGCAGCTGACTTAAAACCTGCGGAAGGAAGGTCGCACAGTGCTGAATTTTAAATTTCAATTGTTCCAAAAGTTAAAAATGAAGTtaaatttataataaaatgatgTAAATAATCATCTGCTTTCTGATGTGTCTCTTCAGGAAGTTTTTTTTAGTCTATGATTATgacagattattattatgacaGTAGGTCACAGGAAATATTGTGACATGTGCACGTAGGTGATTCATTTTTATGAACTCACTTAGATAAATATTCTTTGTTATGAGGAGGGGTTGAATGTTTCTGGCACAGTTACTCTGGGGCTCAGGGgctgaaaagctttttttatttatcagaatAGAGAGGAAAGATTGATTTGATCATTTGGAGGGGACATGAAATCCTCGTCCGCTAGTCCAACTACACCCTCAAATAAAAGTGATACATGATACACATGC is part of the Paralichthys olivaceus isolate ysfri-2021 chromosome 18, ASM2471397v2, whole genome shotgun sequence genome and encodes:
- the LOC109626578 gene encoding progestin and adipoQ receptor family member 3-like translates to MLLKMPQKLLRTAHYIELGSYQHWPVLIPQSIRLYTFEQVPLFLKENPYITDGYRAHLPSKLCLRSIFMMSNETVNIWSHLLGFLLFFSLGVNDVSSTLPASGANREDYVIYAIGLFCFQVCMLCSVGYHLFSCHRSEKTCRRWLALDYAGISVGILGCYVPGIFYAFYCNAFWRQVYLLTVLSLILAVFCAQVHPRYLSNDWRRIRTMIFCCVAGISVIPACHWVWLNGGFSCDVVQLFLPRVIVMYLIAGSAFLFYVTKIPERYFPGQLNYLGASHQVWHILVVVMFYWWHQTAVHIMQFRHSEPCPTRSS
- the slc26a1 gene encoding sulfate anion transporter 1 isoform X2, with the protein product MEDVAKVTETTQARPTLLERRVRQRPSTVSLLKSKVKKGMTCSVARIRSTLTGFFPVVRWLPKYKLREYVWGDVMSGLIVGIILVPQAIAYCLLAGVEPIYGLYTSFYANIIYFLMGTSRHVSVGIFSLMSLMVGQVVDREVFLAGFDLSEDSKASGSVVFNGSMSFNLTAGEVHTVELMGLQCGKECYAISIAAALTFLAGVYQLMMAVFRLGFVSVYLSAPMLDGFATGASFTILTVQAKYLLGLKIPRHQGYGTVIVTWINIFSNIHKTNLCDLITSAICIITLVGAKEIQERYKHRLKIPLPTELIVVAGATLASHFGELNSHYGSSVSGHIPTGFIAPQVPQFSLMSRVAFDAIPLAVISFAFTVSLSEMFAKKNGYTVRPNQEMLAISFCNIIPSFFHCFTTSAALAKTMVKDSTGCQTQVSSLISALVVLLVLLFFAPFFYALQKCVLACIIIVSLRGALRKFKDVPAKWRTNRGDAIVWLVAMSGTTLISVELGLLVGVVFSMMCIIFKTQKPKVSLMGRANDSDLYEDMDEYKDLVPPPGVQVFRFQAPLYYANKDSFLKSLYRAVGVEPFLEVTRRRKAEKKAKEMFLKQANPNGEKNNGEVVIGLVQRELEFHTIVLDCSAIPFIDSAGLGTFKGLVEEYKEIGVSLLLASCNTSVIDTLRKGQFFGKNDKDMSSSLFHTVHAAVLSANSQRLLSNSANEADA
- the slc26a1 gene encoding sulfate anion transporter 1 isoform X1, whose translation is MRTHQSGSDGRRCLFKLLPLSGSTADHFVHLLTPCCLLFLLKTMEDVAKVTETTQARPTLLERRVRQRPSTVSLLKSKVKKGMTCSVARIRSTLTGFFPVVRWLPKYKLREYVWGDVMSGLIVGIILVPQAIAYCLLAGVEPIYGLYTSFYANIIYFLMGTSRHVSVGIFSLMSLMVGQVVDREVFLAGFDLSEDSKASGSVVFNGSMSFNLTAGEVHTVELMGLQCGKECYAISIAAALTFLAGVYQLMMAVFRLGFVSVYLSAPMLDGFATGASFTILTVQAKYLLGLKIPRHQGYGTVIVTWINIFSNIHKTNLCDLITSAICIITLVGAKEIQERYKHRLKIPLPTELIVVAGATLASHFGELNSHYGSSVSGHIPTGFIAPQVPQFSLMSRVAFDAIPLAVISFAFTVSLSEMFAKKNGYTVRPNQEMLAISFCNIIPSFFHCFTTSAALAKTMVKDSTGCQTQVSSLISALVVLLVLLFFAPFFYALQKCVLACIIIVSLRGALRKFKDVPAKWRTNRGDAIVWLVAMSGTTLISVELGLLVGVVFSMMCIIFKTQKPKVSLMGRANDSDLYEDMDEYKDLVPPPGVQVFRFQAPLYYANKDSFLKSLYRAVGVEPFLEVTRRRKAEKKAKEMFLKQANPNGEKNNGEVVIGLVQRELEFHTIVLDCSAIPFIDSAGLGTFKGLVEEYKEIGVSLLLASCNTSVIDTLRKGQFFGKNDKDMSSSLFHTVHAAVLSANSQRLLSNSANEADA